In one Neobacillus sp. WH10 genomic region, the following are encoded:
- a CDS encoding fatty acid desaturase, with protein sequence MTLQDTKNLKKQITPFEKSTAKESVWQIINTVVPFIILWYLAYLSLSVSYWLALVPAVLAAGFLTRIFIIFHDCTHNSFFKNRRVNRITGTFMGVLTLFPFDKWGHEHSVHHATSGNLDKRGTGDIWTLTVDEYIAAPLKLRLAYRFYRNPVVMFVLGPIYVFLLKNRFNRKGARKKERMNTYLTNVLIVALIGLLCWAVGWQSFLLIEGSIFMISGAAGIWLFYVQHTFEDSYFEEDKEWEYVKAAVEGSSFYKLPKVLQWLTGNIGFHHVHHLSPRVPNYKLEEAHNNTKPLQNVPTITLATSFQSLRFRLWDEKAKNFISFKDIKSVAKKRISVQAKPEL encoded by the coding sequence ATGACCTTACAGGATACGAAGAATTTGAAGAAACAAATTACTCCCTTTGAAAAATCAACGGCTAAGGAAAGTGTTTGGCAAATCATTAATACGGTTGTCCCGTTTATAATCTTATGGTACCTTGCCTACTTAAGCCTTTCTGTATCTTATTGGTTAGCATTAGTACCCGCTGTGTTAGCTGCAGGCTTTTTGACAAGGATTTTCATCATTTTTCATGATTGTACCCATAATTCCTTTTTTAAGAACCGCCGTGTCAATCGGATAACTGGCACATTTATGGGGGTTTTAACGCTATTTCCTTTTGATAAATGGGGACATGAGCATTCCGTACATCACGCGACAAGTGGGAACTTAGATAAGCGCGGAACTGGAGATATTTGGACACTTACCGTGGATGAATATATAGCAGCACCACTTAAACTACGTTTAGCATATCGTTTTTATCGTAATCCGGTCGTCATGTTTGTTTTAGGACCGATTTATGTTTTCCTTTTAAAAAATAGATTTAACCGTAAAGGTGCGAGAAAGAAAGAACGCATGAATACGTATTTAACTAATGTTCTTATCGTTGCGTTGATTGGATTGCTTTGTTGGGCAGTCGGCTGGCAGTCGTTTCTTTTAATAGAAGGCTCGATTTTCATGATTTCAGGAGCAGCAGGCATTTGGCTATTTTATGTACAGCATACTTTTGAGGATTCCTATTTTGAAGAAGATAAAGAATGGGAATACGTGAAAGCAGCAGTTGAAGGCAGCTCATTCTATAAGCTTCCAAAGGTTTTGCAATGGCTTACAGGAAATATTGGCTTTCACCACGTCCATCATTTAAGTCCAAGAGTGCCGAACTACAAACTTGAAGAGGCACACAACAATACGAAGCCATTACAAAATGTACCGACGATCACTCTTGCTACAAGTTTTCAATCACTCCGATTCCGCCTTTGGGATGAAAAAGCCAAGAACTTTATCAGCTTTAAAGACATTAAATCTGTTGCTAAAAAAAGGATTTCTGTTCAAGCAAAACCTGAATTATAA
- a CDS encoding VOC family protein yields MSFSFDHLVFFSNKPEEAIPLLKQRGIHAFKGGRHEIWGTYNSLTYFGLSYIEFLGIENLPVAERQEENRLITHIVEQLSGEKREGPATIAIRTDNIERLAFRLKDEGFKVYGPLPGERVRADGQVIRWSLLFPEAADKELMLPFFIQWEKSDVERRLELEEQGLIESHSTGNPQFKSVGFVVHNIENTLAIWGRLFDLKNGEEFEDSTINARCRKVEMAGTKLLFCTPNGEGIAEKVLIEKGETPFLVNLTGTGQNGLFEILNGFWRFQ; encoded by the coding sequence ATGTCTTTTTCCTTTGATCATTTAGTGTTTTTTTCTAATAAGCCGGAGGAGGCCATTCCTCTTTTAAAACAAAGAGGAATTCACGCTTTCAAGGGCGGTCGTCATGAAATTTGGGGCACCTATAATTCATTGACCTACTTTGGTTTAAGTTATATTGAGTTTTTAGGAATTGAAAATTTGCCGGTGGCGGAGAGGCAGGAAGAAAACCGACTGATTACTCATATCGTGGAGCAATTGTCAGGAGAAAAAAGGGAAGGTCCTGCCACAATTGCCATTCGAACTGATAATATTGAGCGATTAGCCTTCAGACTTAAAGATGAAGGATTCAAAGTGTATGGTCCACTCCCAGGTGAGCGGGTTCGTGCAGATGGTCAAGTCATCAGGTGGTCACTGTTATTCCCTGAAGCTGCAGACAAAGAGCTGATGCTGCCATTTTTTATTCAATGGGAAAAATCTGATGTCGAGAGACGTTTAGAATTAGAGGAGCAGGGATTGATTGAGTCACACTCGACAGGGAATCCACAATTTAAGAGTGTCGGTTTTGTGGTCCATAACATTGAGAACACATTAGCCATATGGGGAAGACTGTTTGATCTGAAGAATGGGGAAGAGTTTGAAGATTCAACCATTAACGCACGGTGTAGGAAAGTAGAAATGGCCGGAACGAAGCTGTTGTTTTGTACACCAAATGGTGAGGGAATTGCTGAGAAGGTTTTAATAGAAAAAGGAGAAACCCCCTTCTTAGTAAACTTGACCGGAACGGGTCAAAACGGGCTTTTTGAAATACTGAATGGATTCTGGAGATTTCAATGA
- a CDS encoding NEW3 domain-containing protein, whose protein sequence is MKKFFLGLLAVLLVVSLLPFGGSAAKAQEPDVDLWNAVKPLETTVTFLNTGAHPDDERSDFLAYLSRGLGVKTSSLIGNRGEGGQNEIGDELGNGLGIIRSREMIEAAKITGVKAYHLSETTSDAIYDFGFSKSPEDTLAKWGEGLTYERLIRFIRTYQPDIVMPSFRNDPSQHGHHRAMEILSERAFEDAANPAIYPEQLKEGLSVWQVKKLYLPAVSKAMATTSIEIGMYDPIYKMTYPQLGEQSRYMHKSQGMGSDIPAAPRQVDLELLKTAVGNQPELFAGVPYNFSEWAKELPKTENDLKVHFTDLQSKLDSIVSSYPSKEKVFEQSQNALKEVRNLLNKTKQANLSADLKSDLLHKLSLKEEQLQTASFTASQLDVSASSEFNILTKGQTTNVTVTLKNNGKQKLHNVSADLLVPDGWNITSKNNASNLDPGESRKISYQVVVPEDAEYYHAYKTPAIQAKVNYDSTGSKTSQIKALNGTIAVLPDVGLTLSPEDIVVNTADVQEKIPVTVKVKNYRDGAAQSSVTLKVPEGWKVSPSKAEVAFNKHLDEKDVDFTLTPPKNIKAGNFKIVAEAAVNGKTFNSTVQKINYDHIGTFYYEYPAQVNGVAFELLKNDNLKIGYVESGFDKVADYLNNAGLNVTKLTESDLKTADLSKYDSIVIGIRAYLSRADLIANNERLKQYVYNGGHLVVQYHKPGDGWNAQTTAPYPLTIGDVSIKWRVTDENAKVTVLQPNSPLFNYPNKITDSDWDHWIQERGLYYPMKWDSHYETFVSMADPGEAPFDGGILMAKYGQGTYLYTNLVFYRQIQGQVPGGYRIFTNLISYGANN, encoded by the coding sequence TGGTGCACACCCTGATGACGAGAGAAGTGATTTTCTAGCCTATTTATCCAGGGGCCTAGGTGTAAAAACTTCAAGTTTAATCGGTAACCGTGGTGAAGGCGGGCAGAATGAAATTGGTGACGAACTAGGAAATGGTTTAGGTATCATCCGCTCAAGAGAAATGATTGAAGCCGCTAAGATTACTGGGGTCAAGGCTTATCATCTTAGCGAAACAACATCTGATGCTATTTATGATTTTGGTTTTTCCAAAAGCCCTGAAGATACATTAGCAAAATGGGGAGAAGGGTTAACATACGAGCGCTTAATTCGCTTTATTCGTACGTATCAGCCAGATATTGTTATGCCTTCATTTAGAAATGATCCTTCTCAGCACGGGCATCACCGGGCAATGGAAATTCTTTCTGAACGAGCCTTTGAAGATGCTGCAAATCCAGCTATTTACCCTGAGCAATTAAAAGAGGGATTATCTGTTTGGCAGGTAAAGAAACTCTATTTACCAGCAGTATCGAAAGCTATGGCAACAACCTCTATTGAAATCGGCATGTACGACCCAATTTACAAAATGACCTACCCTCAATTAGGAGAACAATCTCGTTATATGCATAAAAGCCAAGGGATGGGCAGTGATATTCCGGCTGCACCAAGACAAGTCGATCTTGAATTACTCAAAACAGCAGTAGGAAACCAACCAGAACTTTTTGCAGGAGTCCCATATAATTTTAGCGAATGGGCAAAAGAACTTCCGAAGACTGAAAATGATCTAAAAGTGCACTTTACGGATCTCCAAAGCAAATTAGACTCCATCGTTTCTTCGTATCCTAGTAAGGAGAAAGTATTTGAGCAATCACAGAATGCCTTAAAAGAAGTGCGTAATTTACTAAACAAAACAAAGCAAGCTAACCTATCTGCAGATTTAAAAAGTGATTTACTTCATAAGCTTTCCTTAAAAGAAGAGCAATTGCAGACTGCCAGCTTTACAGCATCACAGTTGGATGTTAGCGCTTCTTCCGAATTCAATATCCTTACAAAAGGACAAACGACAAATGTTACCGTAACACTAAAGAATAACGGTAAGCAAAAACTACACAATGTTAGTGCTGATTTATTAGTTCCAGATGGCTGGAACATTACCTCTAAGAATAACGCAAGTAACTTGGATCCAGGAGAATCTAGAAAAATTTCCTATCAGGTGGTGGTTCCTGAAGATGCCGAGTATTACCATGCCTACAAAACACCTGCCATTCAAGCAAAAGTCAACTATGATTCCACAGGTTCAAAAACAAGCCAAATCAAAGCTTTAAACGGTACAATCGCAGTTCTTCCGGATGTTGGACTCACCTTATCTCCTGAAGATATTGTCGTTAATACAGCTGATGTGCAGGAGAAAATTCCTGTTACCGTTAAGGTTAAAAATTACCGTGACGGTGCTGCCCAATCATCTGTAACCTTAAAGGTTCCGGAAGGATGGAAGGTCTCTCCAAGTAAAGCAGAAGTTGCTTTTAACAAGCATTTAGATGAAAAAGATGTAGACTTTACGTTAACACCGCCAAAAAATATTAAAGCAGGTAACTTTAAAATTGTCGCTGAAGCAGCGGTTAACGGCAAAACCTTTAATTCCACTGTTCAAAAAATCAACTATGACCATATCGGAACCTTTTATTATGAGTATCCTGCACAAGTAAACGGTGTAGCCTTTGAACTTTTGAAGAATGACAACTTAAAAATTGGTTATGTTGAAAGCGGATTTGATAAAGTCGCAGATTATCTAAATAACGCTGGACTAAATGTAACAAAACTAACAGAATCCGATTTGAAAACAGCCGATTTAAGTAAATACGATAGCATCGTTATTGGGATTCGTGCTTACCTCTCAAGAGCAGACCTAATCGCAAATAACGAGCGTCTTAAACAATATGTTTATAATGGCGGGCACTTAGTTGTTCAGTATCATAAACCAGGTGACGGATGGAACGCCCAAACGACTGCTCCATATCCATTAACGATTGGAGATGTGTCCATTAAATGGAGAGTAACTGACGAAAATGCTAAAGTGACGGTATTACAACCTAACTCCCCTCTTTTCAACTATCCAAATAAAATTACCGACAGTGATTGGGATCATTGGATTCAAGAAAGAGGTTTATACTATCCTATGAAGTGGGATAGCCATTATGAAACATTTGTCAGCATGGCTGACCCAGGTGAAGCGCCATTCGATGGCGGGATCCTAATGGCAAAATACGGCCAAGGGACATACCTTTATACAAACCTTGTTTTCTATCGTCAAATCCAAGGGCAAGTTCCAGGCGGCTACCGCATTTTCACAAATTTAATCAGCTATGGAGCAAATAACTAA
- a CDS encoding guanylate kinase — translation MFEIKGKEKIFVYTGPDGSGRKTIAKMVATAFDMETVLSYTTRSPRHYEKNGEDYHFVTEETFKQMQSQQEFLESVEIDGIHYGIREQDIVEAFQNHDYVYLTLNPEGTEKLKTMYGDGVVRIFIYANRDTVIQRQQDRQDNDEVIERHLTHYDEIMSYKNSCEHAFENYDSPQVAYQISELIETFLDRDLTVTDY, via the coding sequence ATGTTTGAAATCAAAGGAAAAGAAAAAATCTTCGTTTACACAGGTCCCGATGGCTCTGGAAGAAAAACGATTGCTAAAATGGTTGCTACCGCATTTGATATGGAAACCGTTCTCTCTTACACTACCCGTTCTCCCCGACATTATGAAAAAAATGGCGAAGACTACCACTTCGTTACTGAAGAAACCTTTAAACAAATGCAATCTCAACAGGAATTTCTTGAAAGTGTCGAGATTGATGGCATTCATTATGGCATTCGTGAACAAGATATCGTTGAAGCCTTTCAAAACCATGATTACGTCTATTTAACTTTAAATCCTGAAGGTACTGAAAAATTAAAAACGATGTATGGTGATGGCGTCGTCCGTATTTTTATTTATGCCAATCGTGACACTGTTATTCAAAGGCAGCAAGACCGCCAAGATAATGATGAAGTTATAGAGCGGCATTTGACTCATTATGATGAGATCATGAGCTACAAAAATAGTTGTGAACATGCCTTTGAAAACTACGATTCCCCACAGGTTGCTTACCAAATTAGCGAATTAATTGAAACCTTTTTAGACAGAGATCTCACTGTTACTGATTATTAA
- a CDS encoding response regulator transcription factor produces the protein MIRIVIAEDQEMLLAAIGSLLNLEEDMEVVGKAENGEEALTLVHLLKPDVCLMDIEMPEKSGLEAAEALKPYGCKVIILTTFARNGYFQRALNADVRGYLLKDSPSEELAGSIRHIINGERIYSSELIDEDFSETAPEQNVIESFGNSESTKKIAHMQFGTVRKYLSSILDKIKLPTG, from the coding sequence ATGATTCGAATTGTCATTGCTGAGGATCAGGAAATGCTGTTAGCAGCAATTGGTTCCCTCCTCAATTTGGAAGAAGATATGGAAGTAGTCGGGAAGGCGGAAAATGGAGAAGAGGCACTGACGCTTGTCCACCTTTTAAAGCCCGATGTTTGTCTCATGGACATAGAGATGCCTGAAAAAAGTGGGTTAGAGGCAGCAGAAGCATTAAAGCCATATGGCTGCAAAGTCATCATTTTAACTACATTTGCCCGGAATGGCTATTTTCAGCGGGCATTAAATGCGGATGTAAGAGGGTATTTATTAAAAGATAGTCCCAGTGAGGAGTTAGCAGGTTCGATTCGCCATATTATCAACGGAGAGCGAATCTATTCTTCTGAACTAATCGACGAAGATTTCAGTGAAACCGCTCCAGAACAAAACGTAATAGAATCGTTTGGAAATAGCGAAAGCACTAAGAAAATCGCTCATATGCAATTTGGAACGGTCAGAAAGTATCTTTCATCGATATTGGATAAAATCAAGTTGCCTACGGGGTAA